From a region of the Janthinobacterium sp. 61 genome:
- a CDS encoding response regulator transcription factor, with protein sequence MRLLLVEDDTMIGEVVLDLLRAEHYAVDWVKDGDMADTALQTQTYDLVLLDLGLPRKDGLDVLRSMRLRKLDTPVLVATARDAVEQRIAGLDAGADDYVLKPYDLDELLARIRALLRRASGRPEPIFEHQGVSINPLTREVIAEGHPVNLSAREWAVLEALIARPGIVLSRAQLEEKLYSWKDEVNSNAVEVYIHGLRKKLGSDLIQNVRGLGYMVPKA encoded by the coding sequence ATGCGCTTATTGCTGGTAGAAGACGACACGATGATCGGCGAGGTGGTGCTTGACTTGCTGCGCGCCGAGCATTACGCGGTGGACTGGGTCAAGGATGGCGACATGGCCGACACGGCCCTGCAGACGCAAACCTATGACCTGGTGCTGCTGGACCTGGGCTTGCCGCGCAAGGATGGTCTTGACGTGCTGCGCTCGATGCGATTGCGCAAGCTCGACACCCCGGTGCTGGTGGCCACGGCGCGCGACGCCGTCGAGCAGCGCATCGCGGGCCTCGACGCGGGTGCCGACGATTACGTGCTGAAGCCGTATGACCTCGATGAATTGCTGGCGCGCATACGCGCCCTGCTGCGGCGCGCCTCGGGGCGGCCGGAACCGATCTTCGAACACCAGGGCGTGAGTATTAATCCGCTGACGCGCGAAGTGATCGCCGAGGGCCATCCCGTCAACCTGTCGGCGCGCGAATGGGCCGTGCTGGAAGCCTTGATCGCGCGCCCCGGCATCGTGCTGTCGCGCGCGCAGCTGGAAGAAAAACTGTACAGCTGGAAGGATGAAGTCAACAGCAATGCCGTGGAAGTGTATATCCATGGCTTGCGCAAGAAGCTCGGTAGCGACTTGATCCAGAACGTGCGCGGCCTCGGCTATATGGTGCCCAAGGCATGA